Proteins encoded together in one Aurantiacibacter aquimixticola window:
- a CDS encoding Flp family type IVb pilin translates to MSAYKKFKQCMLDESGATAIEYGLIVALLFLAMIGSAQLFADEANTMWDIISGTMSDVSDDANVEDA, encoded by the coding sequence GTGTCGGCTTACAAGAAGTTCAAGCAGTGCATGCTCGATGAAAGCGGCGCGACGGCCATTGAATATGGCCTGATCGTAGCTTTGCTGTTCCTCGCCATGATCGGCAGCGCGCAGCTGTTTGCCGATGAAGCCAATACAATGTGGGACATTATAAGTGGTACGATGTCCGATGTGTCCGACGACGCAAATGTCGAAGACGCTTAG
- the aroB gene encoding 3-dehydroquinate synthase: protein MAVTRVELAGRAYEVRVGPDLLSRLAEECGALLRKQAVPIVTDENVHRLWGETVERALADAGKTPRWMVHPAGEGAKSWDGLSRTVEWLLSEGVERGDHIVALGGGVIGDLTGFAASMLKRGCGLVQVPTTLLAQVDSSVGGKTAINVAAGKNLVGAFHQPALVLADTEVLGTLPEREMRCGYAEVIKYGILGDADFFAWCEEHGAAVLAQDHGALEKAITTSVEAKARIVAEDERETSGARALLNFGHTFGHALEAATGFSDRLLHGEAVAAGMVLAARYSARRGSCSLNDAERVTAAIDAVGLPSEIAAMALDCSGDELTAHMLHDKKMDAGTLPFVLLRGIGEAFLARDVALSDVAAFLSEQLQAH, encoded by the coding sequence ATGGCTGTAACGCGCGTCGAACTTGCGGGCCGTGCCTACGAGGTTCGCGTCGGGCCGGATTTGCTATCCAGACTGGCGGAGGAATGCGGCGCACTGCTCCGCAAGCAGGCCGTCCCGATCGTCACCGACGAGAACGTCCACCGCCTTTGGGGCGAGACAGTGGAGCGCGCGCTCGCCGATGCAGGCAAGACGCCGCGCTGGATGGTTCACCCGGCAGGCGAAGGCGCGAAGAGCTGGGACGGTCTCTCCCGCACTGTCGAATGGCTGCTGTCCGAAGGCGTAGAGCGCGGCGATCACATCGTGGCGCTCGGCGGCGGGGTGATCGGTGATCTAACGGGTTTTGCGGCTTCCATGCTCAAGCGCGGCTGTGGCCTCGTGCAAGTGCCGACCACATTACTGGCGCAGGTGGATTCCTCCGTCGGCGGAAAGACCGCGATCAACGTGGCCGCAGGCAAGAACCTTGTCGGCGCGTTCCACCAGCCCGCGCTGGTGCTGGCCGACACCGAGGTGCTTGGTACACTGCCCGAACGCGAGATGCGCTGCGGTTACGCCGAGGTCATCAAATACGGCATACTCGGCGATGCGGACTTCTTCGCATGGTGCGAGGAGCATGGCGCGGCGGTGCTGGCGCAAGACCACGGCGCGCTGGAAAAAGCGATCACCACCAGCGTCGAAGCCAAGGCGCGCATCGTCGCCGAGGACGAACGCGAGACAAGCGGCGCGCGCGCCCTGCTCAATTTCGGCCACACTTTCGGCCATGCGCTGGAAGCTGCAACGGGCTTTTCCGATCGGCTGCTGCACGGCGAAGCGGTGGCGGCGGGCATGGTGCTTGCTGCGCGTTATTCGGCGCGGCGCGGATCGTGCTCACTGAACGATGCAGAGCGCGTGACGGCCGCAATAGATGCCGTCGGCCTGCCCTCAGAAATCGCCGCGATGGCGCTGGATTGCAGCGGGGACGAACTCACTGCGCACATGCTGCACGACAAGAAGATGGATGCAGGCACCCTGCCCTTCGTCCTGCTTCGCGGCATCGGCGAGGCCTTCCTCGCGCGCGACGTCGCGCTGTCGGACGTTGCCGCATTTTTGAGCGAGCAGCTACAGGCGCATTAG
- a CDS encoding Flp family type IVb pilin, with amino-acid sequence MTFFKNMIRDEAGATAIEYGLIAALIAVAMITAVGAAGGEVSRTFTGASEGMAEVNDANAPTE; translated from the coding sequence ATGACTTTCTTCAAGAACATGATCCGTGACGAAGCCGGCGCGACCGCCATCGAATATGGCCTGATCGCCGCTCTCATCGCCGTCGCCATGATCACGGCCGTTGGCGCCGCTGGTGGCGAAGTTTCGCGTACCTTCACCGGTGCGTCGGAAGGCATGGCCGAAGTGAACGACGCCAACGCTCCGACCGAGTAA
- a CDS encoding DUF488 family protein, translating into MTHEILTIGYARATQDALVAALKGARIDVLADIRALPLSRRPGFSKTSLRAAVEQAGMEYIHIRELGTPKEGREAARKGDLVTLREIYSGQLQLPEAMARMAKLQSLALERRVCLLCYCETTEQCHRGLLIEAAFTQCRRIDLDAAPLVS; encoded by the coding sequence ATGACACACGAGATTCTCACCATCGGCTATGCCCGCGCGACGCAGGACGCGCTCGTCGCAGCATTGAAAGGCGCGCGGATCGATGTGCTTGCCGACATTCGCGCATTGCCGCTGTCGCGACGCCCAGGCTTTTCCAAGACATCGCTCAGGGCGGCGGTCGAGCAGGCAGGCATGGAGTATATCCATATCCGCGAACTCGGCACGCCGAAGGAGGGCCGCGAGGCGGCGCGAAAAGGCGACCTGGTTACGTTGCGTGAGATTTATTCCGGCCAGTTGCAATTGCCCGAAGCAATGGCGCGCATGGCCAAATTGCAGTCGCTGGCGCTCGAAAGACGCGTCTGTCTTCTCTGCTATTGCGAGACGACCGAGCAATGCCATCGCGGTCTGCTGATCGAAGCGGCTTTCACCCAGTGTCGACGCATCGATCTGGACGCCGCGCCGCTCGTATCTTGA
- a CDS encoding shikimate kinase — MTIARRLPDDSLIRSVRDRLDRPLVLVGMMGAGKSTVGRKLAAALEMDFTDADDEIVEAAGMSIAEVFDRFGEEHFRDGERRVIARLMENAGSGQVIATGGGAFLQDETRALILDMAIAIWLDAAIDTLVERVSRNDRRPLLRTGDIPAKVTAMKEERSPIYSKAPIHIQSDTGPHNVAVTRIIEALDRWL, encoded by the coding sequence ATGACCATTGCCCGCCGACTTCCCGATGACAGTCTGATCCGATCGGTCCGTGACCGGCTGGACCGCCCGCTCGTGCTCGTCGGCATGATGGGCGCAGGCAAGTCGACCGTGGGCCGAAAGCTTGCTGCGGCGCTGGAGATGGACTTCACCGACGCCGATGACGAGATCGTCGAGGCGGCAGGCATGTCCATCGCCGAAGTGTTCGACCGGTTTGGCGAAGAGCATTTCCGCGATGGCGAGCGCCGCGTGATCGCGCGGCTCATGGAAAATGCCGGTTCCGGCCAGGTGATCGCAACCGGCGGCGGTGCGTTTCTGCAGGATGAAACACGCGCGCTGATCCTCGACATGGCCATCGCGATCTGGCTGGACGCGGCAATCGACACGCTGGTGGAACGCGTTAGCCGAAACGACCGTCGCCCGCTTCTGCGCACTGGCGATATTCCGGCGAAGGTGACCGCGATGAAAGAAGAACGATCCCCCATCTACAGCAAGGCACCGATCCATATTCAGAGCGACACCGGACCGCACAATGTCGCCGTCACCCGCATTATCGAGGCACTCGACCGATGGCTGTAA
- a CDS encoding phospholipase D-like domain-containing protein produces MTEAKNEVEGYDDSSVEAGVWQYAHARRVRVVVDGEDYFDLIQQAMLKAHQRILLIGWDFDTRIHLSRGRRWWQKGWKREYPARLGSFIVWLSNHRPDLEIRILKWSYGVLKFFSRGSMMLDLARWAPHRRIDFKFDTAHPVGCSHHQKIVVIDDDFAVCGGIDMTTGRWDTREHKPEDRRRKSPDGTSYKPWHDVTMMMEGEVAGALEKLGRKRWLRAGGKVLSAPEHDPGSAWPDGLEPHFEDVEIGIARTRAAYDGDEKVDEVEQLFLQQIAEAKDFVYAENQYFTSRTICEAIGKRLEEDNPPEFILVMPKIADGWIEEQAMSPARARLVQALEELDKHDRFHLYVPYSADVPIYVHAKLTIVDDRILRIGSANMNNRSMGLDSECDVFIDCDRPGNAKAKPTITALRHSLLAEHLGIREENVPELIARYGSMADMIDAAGDESHRHLMPFRPHVEDGILTELADRQTFDPEEPEDLFDIRSPRHGLFRDGSLLARARSRLSRKRTPA; encoded by the coding sequence TTGACGGAAGCGAAGAACGAGGTCGAGGGCTATGACGATAGCTCCGTCGAGGCGGGCGTGTGGCAGTATGCTCACGCCCGCCGCGTTCGTGTGGTGGTGGACGGCGAGGATTACTTCGACCTGATCCAGCAGGCGATGCTGAAGGCACATCAGCGCATCCTCTTGATCGGTTGGGATTTCGATACGCGTATCCACCTGTCGCGCGGGCGACGCTGGTGGCAGAAGGGCTGGAAGCGCGAGTATCCTGCTCGCCTCGGCAGTTTCATCGTCTGGCTCAGCAACCATCGGCCCGATCTGGAAATCCGCATCCTGAAATGGAGCTATGGCGTGCTGAAATTCTTCAGCCGAGGTTCCATGATGCTGGACTTGGCGCGCTGGGCGCCGCACCGGCGGATCGATTTCAAATTCGACACCGCGCATCCGGTCGGCTGTTCGCATCACCAAAAGATCGTCGTGATCGATGACGATTTCGCGGTGTGCGGTGGGATCGATATGACCACCGGGCGGTGGGACACGCGCGAACACAAGCCGGAAGACCGTCGCCGCAAATCGCCGGACGGCACGTCATACAAGCCTTGGCACGATGTTACCATGATGATGGAAGGCGAAGTGGCCGGTGCGCTCGAAAAGCTCGGACGCAAGCGCTGGCTTCGAGCGGGTGGCAAAGTGCTCAGCGCGCCGGAGCACGATCCCGGCAGCGCATGGCCCGACGGCCTTGAACCGCATTTCGAGGATGTGGAGATCGGAATCGCGCGCACCCGCGCCGCCTATGACGGCGATGAGAAGGTGGATGAGGTCGAGCAGCTCTTTCTCCAGCAGATCGCCGAGGCGAAGGATTTCGTATACGCCGAGAACCAGTATTTCACCTCCCGCACCATTTGCGAGGCGATCGGCAAGCGGCTCGAGGAAGACAATCCGCCCGAATTCATTCTGGTGATGCCCAAGATTGCCGATGGCTGGATCGAGGAGCAGGCCATGTCGCCCGCCCGCGCGCGGCTAGTTCAGGCTTTGGAGGAATTGGACAAGCACGACCGGTTTCATCTCTACGTGCCCTATTCCGCCGACGTGCCAATCTATGTTCACGCCAAGCTGACCATCGTCGATGATCGCATCCTTCGCATCGGATCGGCCAATATGAACAACCGTTCCATGGGGCTCGATAGCGAATGCGACGTCTTCATCGATTGCGACCGACCCGGTAACGCCAAGGCCAAGCCGACCATTACGGCACTTCGCCACTCACTCCTGGCGGAGCATCTGGGAATTCGCGAAGAAAATGTGCCGGAGCTGATCGCGCGTTACGGTTCGATGGCGGACATGATCGATGCCGCGGGCGATGAATCGCACCGCCATCTCATGCCCTTCAGGCCGCATGTCGAGGATGGCATTCTCACCGAGCTCGCCGATCGCCAGACTTTCGATCCGGAAGAGCCGGAGGATCTGTTCGACATCCGCTCCCCCCGGCATGGTCTTTTCCGGGACGGCAGCCTATTGGCACGGGCTCGCAGTCGATTGAGCAGAAAGCGCACACCAGCATGA
- a CDS encoding hemerythrin domain-containing protein, giving the protein MAEDIFARLKQDHDDHREILDKLAETSGESEERRELFEKFTLDVKSHAAAEEQALYSTMLRKPPATDETRHSVAEHHELNELLNDLAATDMSSPAWMQKFKQLDHDYRHHIDEEEEDHFPDFEKLLTEDDREHMRQVFDRRKKAEKADAEITPEKMEDAKE; this is encoded by the coding sequence ATGGCCGAAGATATCTTTGCTCGACTGAAGCAAGACCACGATGATCACCGCGAAATTCTCGACAAGCTGGCGGAAACCAGCGGCGAGAGCGAGGAGCGGCGCGAACTGTTCGAGAAATTTACGCTGGATGTGAAAAGCCACGCCGCCGCCGAGGAGCAGGCGCTGTATTCGACGATGCTCCGCAAGCCGCCTGCAACCGACGAGACTCGCCATTCCGTGGCGGAGCATCACGAGTTGAACGAATTGCTGAACGATCTGGCGGCGACAGATATGTCATCGCCTGCATGGATGCAGAAATTCAAGCAGCTCGATCACGATTACCGCCACCACATCGACGAGGAAGAGGAAGACCACTTCCCCGATTTCGAAAAGCTGCTGACCGAGGACGATCGCGAGCATATGCGGCAAGTCTTCGATCGACGGAAAAAGGCCGAAAAGGCCGATGCCGAGATCACTCCCGAAAAAATGGAAGACGCGAAGGAGTGA
- a CDS encoding tyrosine recombinase codes for MSVAIESFLATLAAERGAAPNTLAAYRRDLEGTEAILGELAMASRADLGKLSGAWFDLAPSTVARKVSALRQFYGFCVDDGLREDDPSSALPRPKARRPLPKILSHGEIERLFARAEDEAASDRPDALRMLALLELLYGSGLRATELVALPVSAVPRDAPFLTITGKGGQQRMVPVSRRAQAAIARWMEARPDSGSPFLFPSRKAHIGRVRLYQLVKALAARADLDPAKISPHVLRHAFATHLLEGGADLRVLQTLLGHADIATTQIYTHVDSARLVALVNERHPLAGERGGR; via the coding sequence ATGTCCGTGGCCATTGAAAGCTTCCTCGCCACGCTCGCCGCCGAGCGCGGCGCGGCACCGAACACTCTGGCTGCCTATCGCCGCGATCTCGAGGGAACCGAGGCCATACTCGGCGAGCTCGCGATGGCGAGCCGAGCGGACCTCGGCAAGCTGAGCGGCGCCTGGTTCGATCTCGCTCCTTCCACGGTAGCCCGGAAGGTTTCGGCACTCCGACAATTCTACGGTTTCTGCGTCGATGACGGCCTGCGCGAAGACGATCCCTCGTCTGCCCTGCCACGGCCGAAAGCGCGCCGCCCCCTGCCGAAGATCCTGTCCCATGGCGAGATCGAACGGCTGTTCGCGCGGGCGGAAGACGAAGCGGCCAGCGATCGCCCCGATGCGCTGCGAATGCTCGCGCTGCTCGAACTGTTATACGGCTCCGGATTGCGTGCAACCGAGCTTGTCGCCCTGCCGGTCAGCGCAGTGCCGCGCGATGCGCCCTTCCTGACGATCACGGGGAAGGGCGGACAGCAACGAATGGTGCCGGTCAGCCGCCGCGCGCAGGCGGCAATCGCGCGGTGGATGGAGGCGCGGCCCGACAGTGGATCGCCTTTCCTTTTTCCGTCGCGCAAGGCCCATATCGGGCGTGTGCGGCTCTATCAGCTGGTGAAAGCGCTGGCTGCAAGAGCCGATCTCGACCCGGCGAAGATCAGTCCGCACGTCCTGCGCCACGCCTTTGCAACGCATTTGCTGGAGGGCGGTGCGGATCTGCGTGTTCTGCAGACTCTGCTCGGCCACGCCGACATCGCCACCACGCAGATTTACACCCATGTCGATTCGGCGCGATTGGTGGCTTTGGTAAACGAACGCCATCCTCTTGCGGGCGAGCGCGGGGGGCGGTAG
- a CDS encoding acetyl-CoA carboxylase carboxyltransferase subunit alpha: MSSFLEFEKPVAALEAKIADLKTAAGEDGDVDISNELLRLELKSAKLLENTYASLSAWQKTQVARHSNRPHFRNYVELGFDQFMPLGGDRLYGDDQAIMGGLAILKGRKIVLIGHEKGNDTDSRIRHNFGMGKPEGYRKAIRLMELADRFGLPVVTLVDTSGAFPGIEAEERGQAEAIARSTEACLALGVPMVAAIVGEGGSGGAVALASAERVLMFEHAVYSVISPEGCASILWRTGDKAPQAAEAMRLTAQDLKGLGVIDRIVPEPIGGAHRDSGIAIASLVSAIDEELETLSPLAPAELRRQREERFLAIGRGLTD, translated from the coding sequence ATGTCGTCATTTCTCGAATTCGAAAAACCCGTCGCCGCGCTTGAAGCGAAGATCGCCGATCTCAAGACCGCTGCGGGCGAGGATGGCGATGTCGACATTTCCAACGAATTGCTGCGGCTGGAACTGAAGAGCGCGAAACTGCTCGAAAACACGTATGCCAGCCTCTCCGCCTGGCAGAAAACGCAGGTTGCGCGGCATTCCAACCGGCCGCATTTCCGCAATTATGTGGAGTTGGGTTTCGATCAATTCATGCCGCTGGGCGGGGATCGCCTCTACGGTGACGATCAGGCCATCATGGGCGGGCTCGCCATTCTGAAGGGCCGCAAGATCGTGCTGATCGGCCATGAAAAGGGCAACGACACCGATAGCCGCATTCGTCACAATTTCGGAATGGGCAAGCCGGAAGGCTATCGCAAGGCGATCCGCCTGATGGAGCTGGCCGATCGGTTTGGCCTGCCGGTGGTGACGCTGGTCGACACGTCCGGTGCCTTTCCCGGTATCGAGGCGGAAGAGCGTGGCCAGGCTGAAGCCATTGCGCGCTCGACCGAGGCCTGCCTCGCACTGGGCGTCCCGATGGTGGCCGCTATCGTGGGCGAGGGCGGATCCGGCGGCGCAGTCGCGCTTGCCAGTGCCGAGCGCGTGTTGATGTTCGAGCATGCCGTATACTCCGTTATCTCACCCGAAGGATGCGCTTCGATCCTCTGGCGTACGGGCGACAAGGCACCGCAGGCGGCCGAAGCGATGCGCCTCACCGCGCAGGATCTGAAAGGTCTGGGCGTGATCGATCGCATCGTGCCTGAACCGATTGGTGGCGCGCACCGCGATTCGGGCATCGCTATCGCAAGTCTGGTAAGCGCGATCGACGAAGAACTCGAAACGCTGTCCCCGCTCGCACCGGCCGAGCTGCGCAGACAGCGGGAAGAACGCTTCCTCGCCATCGGCAGGGGCCTCACCGACTAG
- a CDS encoding NUDIX domain-containing protein, whose product MEEFPTWQPVVALALTDGKRRWLMHRRPPHKRHGGMWEFPGGKVEAFENPREGLVREVREELDIAVAAEDLQPACFADEGSQVDGKAIVILLYIASKWIGEPRSLEGGKIGWFKVPEIERLERPQLDIDLTVRIFGAPSGH is encoded by the coding sequence ATGGAAGAATTCCCGACATGGCAGCCGGTGGTCGCCCTCGCTCTCACCGATGGAAAGCGGCGCTGGCTCATGCATCGTCGACCGCCGCACAAACGCCATGGAGGGATGTGGGAGTTTCCGGGTGGGAAGGTCGAAGCGTTTGAAAATCCACGCGAAGGTCTCGTCCGCGAGGTTCGTGAGGAGCTCGACATCGCCGTCGCTGCAGAGGATTTGCAGCCCGCATGTTTTGCCGATGAAGGGTCGCAGGTCGATGGAAAAGCGATTGTCATTCTTCTTTACATCGCATCGAAATGGATCGGCGAACCGCGATCTCTGGAAGGCGGCAAGATAGGCTGGTTCAAGGTGCCAGAGATCGAGCGGCTCGAGAGGCCGCAATTGGATATAGACCTGACGGTCCGCATATTCGGCGCGCCCTCGGGGCACTGA
- a CDS encoding isoaspartyl peptidase/L-asparaginase family protein, translating into MLRYAIAFLAFLLPATAAAHDHDHDGEPASWSIAIHGGAGTLERSAMTPEREAAYTASLQAALDAVAEILRAGGTAEDAVIAAITLMEDDPLFNAGRGAVLTFDGGISHDASLMLGDSRAAGAVAGISDVRHPILLAREVMRDGRHVFLSGEGAEEFADDTELERMDSEWFVTEPRARALERFRQSVVSHADDDEHRFGTVGAVVRDMHGNLAAGTSTGGMTGKRWDRIGDSPVIGAGTYADNRSCAVSATGSGEYFIRAVVAKSICDLMLLSGMGPMEAGDNLMAEVEELGGSGGVIVVSPSGETAFSFNTSGMYRGRADSTGVNEVGIFGD; encoded by the coding sequence ATGCTTCGCTACGCCATCGCGTTTCTGGCTTTCCTGCTGCCTGCCACGGCGGCAGCGCACGATCACGATCATGACGGCGAGCCTGCCAGCTGGTCGATCGCGATTCACGGCGGCGCTGGCACGCTGGAACGCTCTGCCATGACGCCGGAGCGGGAGGCGGCCTACACTGCCTCCCTGCAGGCTGCGCTCGATGCAGTGGCGGAAATCCTCAGAGCGGGCGGCACGGCGGAGGACGCTGTGATCGCCGCGATCACGTTGATGGAAGACGATCCACTCTTCAATGCCGGGCGCGGCGCGGTGCTTACTTTCGATGGCGGGATTTCGCATGACGCTTCGTTGATGCTGGGCGACAGCCGCGCGGCGGGCGCGGTGGCGGGCATTTCCGACGTGCGTCACCCGATCCTGCTCGCTCGCGAAGTGATGCGCGATGGGCGCCATGTCTTCCTGAGTGGGGAGGGTGCGGAAGAATTTGCCGACGATACCGAGCTGGAACGGATGGACAGCGAGTGGTTCGTAACCGAGCCGCGCGCCCGGGCGCTGGAGCGCTTCCGGCAAAGCGTCGTCTCGCACGCCGACGATGACGAACATCGCTTCGGCACGGTCGGCGCCGTGGTGCGAGATATGCACGGCAATCTCGCGGCGGGAACGTCTACCGGTGGCATGACGGGCAAGCGTTGGGACCGTATCGGCGATTCGCCCGTAATTGGCGCGGGCACCTATGCCGACAACCGCTCCTGCGCCGTGTCGGCAACCGGCAGCGGCGAGTATTTCATCCGCGCGGTCGTCGCGAAGTCTATCTGCGACCTGATGCTGCTTTCGGGCATGGGGCCGATGGAGGCGGGCGACAACCTGATGGCCGAGGTCGAGGAACTGGGTGGCAGTGGCGGCGTGATCGTCGTCTCCCCGAGCGGGGAAACCGCCTTCTCCTTCAACACGAGCGGCATGTATCGCGGCCGTGCGGACAGCACCGGCGTGAACGAGGTCGGCATTTTCGGCGACTAA
- a CDS encoding M48 family metalloprotease, with amino-acid sequence MKALATSSAAALALSACATVPGANVPAGAPITAEEAQLGAQYHEQFVQEFGGEMTGPYAQYVEQVGQNIAFQSGIANSRSSFDVTLLNSSVNNAFAVPGGYVYATRQLVNLMNNEAELAAVLGHEVGHVAARHSARRQQRAQRNQLLGLLGTIIGGAVLGSPELGRLAQQGSQLATLGYSRNQELEADRLGIQYLNQAGYDPRAMSTLLQSLAAQNQLDAQLQGREDATIPEWASTHPDPASRVQTAAQIAGSATGVTNRETFLSRIDGMIYGDDPQQGLIEGRQFIHPVLQFTFTAPQGFYMVNSTRAVSINGDQGRSQLTLAPYNGDLQDYVRQVFRSIGGEQQQLQPQSIQRTTVNGLPAVYGTARVNNGQQQVDVTVFAYEFANDRAYHFQSITPAGQAATFNSLYNSMRRISQAEAGSVVPRRVDIVTAGRGDSVATLARRMDYDNGQEARFRVLNGLFGNAQVVPGQQYKIVVRSN; translated from the coding sequence ATGAAGGCTCTGGCCACCAGCAGTGCCGCAGCACTCGCGCTTTCGGCGTGTGCCACCGTGCCGGGCGCGAATGTGCCTGCTGGAGCGCCCATCACGGCCGAGGAAGCCCAGCTCGGTGCTCAGTATCACGAGCAGTTCGTGCAGGAATTCGGTGGCGAGATGACCGGGCCGTACGCGCAATATGTCGAGCAGGTCGGCCAGAATATCGCTTTCCAGTCCGGTATCGCGAACAGCCGCAGCTCCTTCGACGTGACCCTTCTCAATTCCAGCGTGAACAACGCCTTCGCCGTGCCGGGCGGATATGTCTATGCGACGCGTCAGCTGGTGAACCTGATGAACAACGAGGCGGAGCTTGCCGCCGTGCTCGGCCATGAAGTTGGCCACGTCGCCGCGCGCCATTCGGCACGTCGGCAGCAACGCGCCCAGCGCAATCAGCTGCTTGGCCTGCTCGGTACGATCATCGGCGGTGCCGTTCTCGGTAGCCCTGAACTTGGCCGGCTGGCGCAGCAGGGCTCGCAGCTCGCAACGCTGGGCTATTCGCGCAATCAGGAGCTTGAGGCCGACAGGCTCGGCATCCAATATCTGAACCAGGCGGGCTACGATCCGCGCGCCATGTCCACCCTGTTGCAGAGCCTTGCAGCGCAGAACCAGCTCGATGCGCAATTGCAGGGCCGCGAAGATGCGACAATTCCGGAATGGGCATCGACTCACCCCGATCCGGCAAGCCGCGTGCAGACCGCAGCGCAGATCGCCGGGAGCGCGACGGGTGTCACGAATCGCGAGACATTCCTCAGTCGAATCGACGGCATGATCTATGGTGACGATCCCCAGCAAGGACTGATCGAGGGCCGGCAGTTCATCCACCCGGTATTGCAGTTCACTTTCACCGCGCCGCAGGGCTTTTATATGGTCAACAGCACGCGCGCTGTTTCCATCAATGGCGATCAGGGCCGCTCACAACTGACGCTTGCGCCCTATAATGGCGATCTGCAGGACTATGTACGTCAGGTATTCCGTTCTATCGGTGGCGAGCAGCAGCAGCTTCAGCCGCAGAGCATCCAGCGCACGACAGTCAATGGACTGCCGGCGGTTTACGGCACGGCCCGGGTCAATAACGGCCAACAGCAGGTCGACGTGACGGTATTTGCTTATGAGTTCGCGAACGACCGTGCCTATCACTTCCAGTCGATCACGCCGGCCGGGCAGGCAGCGACGTTCAATTCGCTATACAATTCCATGCGTCGGATCAGCCAGGCCGAAGCCGGCAGCGTCGTGCCGCGCCGTGTGGATATCGTGACCGCGGGCAGGGGTGACAGTGTCGCGACGCTCGCCCGCCGCATGGATTACGACAATGGGCAGGAGGCGCGCTTTCGTGTTCTGAACGGCCTGTTCGGAAATGCGCAGGTTGTTCCCGGCCAGCAATACAAGATCGTAGTTCGCTCCAACTGA